CCGCATTAGTTCTCTTATCCTTGACCCGCTCAACGGCATCCCCCCTGGAAACAGAAGGCTGATTTTAGTTTCTTTTGGAAACGCTTTGGGTCTAAAAAAACGCCTTCTGTGGCTCTATCTAATTTGATTATAGTTTCTATAGGGAACGCCGTCAAGCATTTTCAGGAAATTACTTCCACCAGCAACTCCGTTTGTTTTCCTGAAACACTTTTAAGTGTAGGCATACATAAAACTCTACTGGAAACGTTGGGTATAATAATGTATAATTATCTGCGAGGAGGTGGTCAACAAGGTGGATATTGGAACTAAACTCCGTTCCCTGCGTAAGCTGCGCGAACTGACCGTCGAGGAGTTATCGCAACGGTCGGGGGTTTCCCGTTCATATATCACTAACATTGAAAACGGCCGCAAGACCGAGGTTTCATCTCGAGTTGTCAGCAGCCTGGCTGGAGCCCTCGGGATAAACGCCGACTACTTCCGCATCAGCGAAGCCCAGTTGCCAACCGATTGTTTGCCTAACCTCGACCCGGAGTTTATCGCGCTATTGGCCAAGTCGGAGAGCATGCCGTTTCTACAGCTTACTAAAAAGGCAATCGCCAATGGCGTATCAGCCGAGACGGTAGAAGCCGTCGTCGACGCCATCATCAAATCCCAGCGCAGGCGAAGAACCCCGCTCGTTTAGCAGGTCGCCGCCACAGGCTCCGCTGCCCCTGCGGCAGGAGGGGCTTCCTGGGGAACTATATACTCGTATCCGTCCCAGAATAGTTCGATTTCGTCGTTATACCGGCCATAGTCTTTCATAGTAGGGCCTCCGTTCGGAACGGTTCTTTCCCTATTTATACAGTGCAAGAAACATGCCAATTCCCAAAGTTGCGAAAATTGCGTGATTTGTGCCGGTTTTCTTTTCCACGCCAGGTTTTCCATGAGCATAAATGCATACGACACAGGACGTAAATATCGCGATTAGCGCTCGTCGGCACGCGTCAGCCCCTGTGCAAAAATGCATACACTTAAAACACAGAATCCCCAGAGCGGTTGCCCTGGGGATTCTGTGTTTTAGTACGATTAACCTCGGTGTTCGGTGCACGCTTTCTTATTGCGGCAGGAAGTCTTCCCTGATGGGGGTGAAGGTGTCGATGAGCACCGAGT
Above is a genomic segment from Sporomusaceae bacterium containing:
- a CDS encoding helix-turn-helix transcriptional regulator; amino-acid sequence: MDIGTKLRSLRKLRELTVEELSQRSGVSRSYITNIENGRKTEVSSRVVSSLAGALGINADYFRISEAQLPTDCLPNLDPEFIALLAKSESMPFLQLTKKAIANGVSAETVEAVVDAIIKSQRRRRTPLV